A DNA window from Bradyrhizobium sp. CCBAU 53421 contains the following coding sequences:
- a CDS encoding short-chain fatty acyl-CoA regulator family protein, which produces MPGESGKKLFVGPRFRRIRQQLGLSQTQIAEGLGISPSYINLIERNQRPVTAQILLRLAETYDLDLRDLATADEDRFFAELNEIFSDPLFRQIDLPKQELRDLAELCPGVTHALQRLYAAYTEARRGETLVAAQMADREGSQFDANPIERVRDLIEANRNYFPELETAAENLRDELNVPTEGLFTALATRLREKHSIVTRVMPVDVMRETLRRFDRHRRQILISELVDSAGRSFQLALQIGFVECGAAIDAIVSRAGPLDDTARRLYRITLANYFAAAAMMPYQAFHSAAEALSYDVHVLAQRFNAGFEQVCHRLTTLQRPNARGVPFFLLRVDNAGNVSKRFSSGTFPFSKFGGTCPLWNVHSTFDMPDRLLSQVIELPDGTRYFSIAQTVRRPVAPYPQPQPRFAIGLGCEIRHAAKLVYATGMDLEKVEGTPIGVNCRLCERENCSQRAEPPITRTLILDETTRRVSSFAFSNAREL; this is translated from the coding sequence ATGCCTGGCGAGTCCGGAAAGAAGCTGTTCGTCGGCCCGCGGTTCCGGCGGATCCGCCAGCAATTGGGGCTGTCGCAGACCCAGATCGCCGAAGGGCTCGGCATCTCGCCCTCCTACATCAACCTGATCGAGCGCAACCAGCGCCCGGTGACGGCGCAGATCCTGCTGCGGCTGGCCGAAACCTACGACCTCGATTTGCGCGACCTCGCCACCGCCGACGAGGACCGCTTCTTCGCCGAACTCAACGAGATCTTCTCCGATCCGTTGTTCCGCCAGATCGACCTGCCGAAGCAGGAGCTGCGCGACCTCGCCGAACTGTGCCCCGGCGTGACGCACGCGTTGCAGCGGCTCTACGCTGCCTACACCGAGGCGCGCCGCGGCGAGACGCTGGTGGCGGCGCAGATGGCCGACCGCGAGGGCTCGCAGTTCGACGCCAACCCGATCGAGCGGGTGCGCGACCTGATCGAGGCCAACCGCAACTATTTTCCGGAGCTCGAGACCGCGGCGGAAAACCTGCGAGACGAGCTCAACGTGCCGACCGAAGGGCTGTTCACGGCGCTCGCCACGCGGCTGCGGGAAAAGCATTCGATCGTCACCCGCGTCATGCCGGTCGACGTGATGCGCGAGACGCTGCGCCGTTTCGACCGCCATCGCCGGCAGATCCTGATCTCCGAACTGGTCGACAGCGCCGGCCGCAGCTTCCAGCTCGCGCTGCAGATCGGCTTCGTCGAATGCGGCGCCGCGATCGACGCGATCGTCAGCCGTGCCGGTCCGCTCGACGACACCGCGCGCCGGCTGTACCGCATCACGCTCGCCAATTATTTCGCGGCGGCCGCGATGATGCCCTATCAGGCGTTCCATTCCGCGGCGGAGGCCTTGAGCTATGACGTCCACGTGCTGGCTCAGCGCTTCAACGCCGGCTTCGAACAAGTCTGCCACCGCCTCACCACGCTACAGCGGCCGAACGCGCGCGGCGTGCCCTTCTTCCTGCTGCGGGTCGACAATGCCGGCAACGTGTCGAAGCGGTTTTCTTCCGGCACCTTCCCGTTCTCCAAATTCGGCGGCACCTGCCCGCTGTGGAACGTGCACTCGACCTTCGACATGCCGGACCGCCTGCTCAGCCAGGTGATCGAGCTGCCCGACGGCACGCGCTACTTCTCGATCGCGCAGACGGTGCGGCGGCCGGTTGCGCCCTATCCGCAACCGCAGCCGCGCTTTGCGATCGGGCTCGGCTGCGAGATCCGGCACGCGGCCAAGCTCGTCTACGCCACCGGCATGGACCTGGAGAAAGTCGAGGGCACGCCGATCGGCGTCAACTGCCGGCTCTGCGAGCGCGAGAATTGCAGCCAGCGCGCCGAGCCGCCGATCACGCGCACCCTGATCCTGGACGAGACCACGCGGCGGGTGTCGTCGTTCGCATTCTCCAATGCACGGGAGCTGTGA
- a CDS encoding winged helix-turn-helix domain-containing tetratricopeptide repeat protein — MLYFFEDYVLDTGRRELQRGPEIVPTTRQVFALLDYLIRNRDRVVSKDDLVDAIWDGRVVSDGALTTRLNAARHAIGDSGQEQRLIRTLPRQGFRFVGAVQVAQESPAGSPAMALDGKDISRLRPEWSPRRGIRHKVDAPPSAPGNMPSVAVLPFANLSEDREQDYFSDGITEDIITELSRFSQLFVIARNSSFTYKDKAVDVRQIGRELDVRYLLEGSIRRDGERVRITAQLIDVLTGVHRWAERYDRELKDIFAVQEEVARTIVAVLADHVYVAELEHAKCKPTENLGAYDLYLRGMAEAYKWTREGSEAALRLFYRAIELDPEFATPYGAAAMRFSVRKGFGWIVDPDQEVAEVRRLARRVMQLGKNDPIALVHVGHSLAYVAKDLVEGVALIDRALALNPNLGASWTHSGWSRLWLGEADLAIEHFGRAMRLSPVDPGRFWPQEGTAHAHFFAGRYDEALSWARMALCSRPDSHAALRIGAASGALAGHCDEARRLAMRLHELDPALRPATLNTVLGPYRNLEDVAKYADALRRAGLPD; from the coding sequence TTGCTCTATTTCTTCGAAGATTACGTGTTGGATACCGGGCGGCGTGAGCTGCAGCGCGGGCCTGAGATTGTCCCGACGACGCGACAGGTTTTTGCGCTGCTCGATTACCTGATCCGCAACAGGGATCGCGTCGTCAGCAAGGACGACCTTGTCGACGCGATCTGGGACGGGCGCGTCGTCTCCGATGGAGCGCTGACGACGCGCCTGAACGCTGCCCGACACGCGATCGGCGATTCCGGACAGGAGCAACGCCTGATCAGGACGCTGCCGCGACAAGGCTTCCGTTTCGTGGGTGCAGTGCAAGTGGCGCAGGAATCGCCGGCCGGGTCGCCAGCCATGGCTCTGGACGGGAAGGACATAAGCCGGCTCCGCCCGGAATGGTCGCCCCGCCGCGGGATCCGGCACAAGGTGGACGCACCGCCCAGCGCTCCAGGCAATATGCCGTCCGTCGCGGTGCTGCCCTTCGCCAATCTGTCGGAGGACAGAGAGCAGGATTATTTCAGCGACGGCATCACCGAAGACATCATCACCGAGCTGTCACGGTTCTCGCAGCTGTTCGTCATCGCCCGCAACTCGTCCTTCACGTACAAGGACAAGGCTGTCGACGTCCGTCAGATCGGTCGGGAGCTTGATGTGCGCTACCTGCTCGAAGGCAGCATTCGGCGTGACGGAGAGCGGGTTCGGATCACGGCGCAGCTGATCGATGTTCTGACCGGGGTGCATCGTTGGGCCGAGCGCTACGATCGCGAGCTGAAGGATATCTTCGCGGTCCAGGAGGAGGTGGCGCGCACCATTGTCGCTGTCCTCGCCGACCACGTGTATGTGGCGGAGCTCGAGCATGCCAAATGCAAGCCGACGGAGAATCTGGGCGCCTATGATCTCTATCTTCGAGGAATGGCGGAGGCCTACAAGTGGACCAGAGAGGGGAGTGAAGCAGCGCTCCGCCTGTTCTACAGGGCGATCGAACTTGATCCCGAATTCGCGACGCCTTACGGCGCTGCCGCGATGCGTTTCAGCGTGCGCAAGGGGTTCGGCTGGATCGTCGATCCCGATCAGGAGGTCGCTGAAGTCAGGAGACTGGCCCGCCGGGTGATGCAACTTGGCAAGAACGACCCGATCGCCCTCGTGCATGTCGGGCATTCGTTGGCCTATGTCGCCAAAGACCTAGTCGAGGGCGTCGCCTTGATTGATCGCGCGCTGGCTCTGAACCCGAACCTCGGGGCCTCGTGGACACATAGCGGCTGGTCGCGGCTGTGGCTTGGGGAGGCAGACTTGGCCATCGAGCACTTTGGACGCGCCATGCGGCTCAGTCCCGTCGATCCGGGCAGGTTCTGGCCGCAGGAAGGAACAGCTCATGCTCATTTCTTCGCGGGCCGCTACGACGAAGCACTGTCATGGGCGAGGATGGCGTTGTGCAGCCGGCCGGACAGCCACGCCGCGCTGCGCATCGGCGCCGCGAGCGGCGCGCTTGCCGGGCACTGCGACGAGGCCAGGAGACTTGCGATGCGATTGCACGAGCTCGATCCGGCGCTACGACCAGCGACGCTGAACACCGTGTTGGGTCCGTATCGGAACCTCGAAGACGTGGCGAAGTATGCGGACGCGCTGCGACGGGCTGGGCTACCCGATTGA
- a CDS encoding GYD domain-containing protein, which produces MHFCFSGEYTPRSLNNIMENPTTNRYEAAKKLIESAGGKLISMYSTAIDGPGVMVIFDVPDPTVAPAISGVVVAAGAMQNVKLVRLFTQDEIKVVRQHASKLKAAYSPPGS; this is translated from the coding sequence ATGCACTTCTGCTTCTCAGGTGAATACACCCCGCGTTCTCTCAACAACATCATGGAAAACCCGACGACCAATCGCTACGAAGCCGCGAAGAAGTTGATCGAGTCGGCCGGCGGGAAATTGATTTCGATGTACAGCACGGCGATTGACGGCCCCGGCGTGATGGTGATCTTCGATGTGCCGGATCCGACCGTCGCACCAGCGATCAGCGGCGTGGTCGTGGCAGCCGGTGCCATGCAGAATGTGAAGCTGGTGCGGTTGTTCACGCAGGACGAGATCAAGGTGGTGCGTCAGCACGCGAGCAAGCTCAAGGCTGCCTACTCGCCGCCCGGCAGTTGA
- a CDS encoding aldo/keto reductase: MMHRALGRSGLTVPPLCFGCNVFGWTVDEAASFRLLDVVVEHGLTFLDTADVYSRWVPGHQGGESETIIGKWMKARGNRNRVILATKVGMDMGDGNVGLKPDYIARAVEESLRRLQTDHIDLYQSHKDDETTPQEETLAAYDKLIKAGKIRAIGASNFSAERLKSALDISKANGLPRYESMQPEYSLAERSSYEGALQRVCVENDIGVITFFSLAAGFLTGKYRSESDFAKSPRGTRSIPKYMNPRGMRILAGLDEVAAETRAEPAAVALAWLMAKPGVTAPIASATKPEQVATLVAAARLELSKGQVERLDTASA; encoded by the coding sequence ATGATGCATCGCGCGCTCGGCCGCTCCGGCCTCACCGTCCCTCCCCTCTGCTTCGGCTGCAACGTGTTCGGCTGGACGGTGGACGAGGCTGCATCTTTCCGATTGCTCGACGTCGTGGTGGAGCATGGATTGACATTCCTGGACACGGCCGACGTCTATTCGCGCTGGGTGCCCGGCCATCAGGGCGGCGAGTCCGAGACGATTATCGGCAAATGGATGAAGGCGCGCGGCAACCGCAACCGCGTCATCCTCGCCACCAAGGTCGGCATGGATATGGGCGACGGCAATGTCGGCTTGAAGCCGGACTACATCGCGCGCGCCGTCGAGGAGTCGCTGCGGCGGCTGCAGACCGACCATATCGACCTCTACCAGTCGCACAAGGACGATGAGACGACGCCGCAGGAAGAGACGCTCGCGGCCTACGACAAACTGATCAAGGCCGGCAAGATCAGGGCGATCGGCGCCTCGAATTTCTCGGCGGAACGGCTGAAGAGCGCGCTGGATATCTCCAAGGCCAACGGGCTGCCGCGCTATGAGAGCATGCAGCCCGAATACAGCCTTGCGGAGCGGTCGAGCTATGAGGGCGCGCTGCAACGCGTCTGTGTGGAGAACGACATCGGCGTGATCACGTTCTTCTCGCTCGCCGCCGGATTCCTGACCGGCAAATATCGCTCGGAGAGCGACTTCGCCAAGAGCCCACGCGGCACGCGCAGCATTCCGAAATACATGAACCCGCGCGGCATGCGCATCCTGGCCGGCCTCGACGAGGTCGCCGCGGAAACCCGGGCCGAACCGGCCGCGGTCGCGCTCGCCTGGCTGATGGCGAAGCCCGGCGTCACCGCGCCGATCGCCAGCGCCACCAAGCCCGAGCAGGTCGCAACGCTGGTCGCGGCGGCCAGGCTCGAGCTGAGCAAGGGTCAGGTCGAAAGGCTGGACACAGCGAGCGCGTAG
- a CDS encoding DUF1127 domain-containing protein — protein MDTSYNVVGSPHVIASAHPRFGVVSRCWAALLDWRLRVQIQDRLSNLSDHELQDIGIARGEIDYVASHRAVDPRGAVYPP, from the coding sequence ATGGATACGTCCTACAATGTGGTTGGATCGCCGCATGTGATCGCGTCAGCGCATCCGCGCTTTGGCGTCGTCAGCCGGTGCTGGGCCGCGCTGCTGGATTGGCGGCTTCGCGTCCAGATACAGGACCGCCTGAGCAATCTGAGCGATCACGAGCTGCAGGATATCGGCATTGCGCGCGGTGAGATCGACTATGTCGCCTCGCATCGCGCGGTCGACCCGCGGGGCGCCGTCTACCCTCCATGA
- a CDS encoding serine protease, with the protein MAQVPFSPFQPARQIEAAKPLARDVTGPPAVSERLDGTAFFVDDLGHMLTARHAVADCARIIVSKEGRTVAARVMAQASTDIALIKVPRTLGLAAVFPRASASAANDMVFAEAYDRLKPMLAHGGSLGNAFVDTSLRDPEHLALRSNVTFGTSGAPVLDSRGLVEGVVSRRTTIDRVLAVDAAHAKSFLAAHGVRFQEDDRPQMSGTASRAHRAASISARVTCLQQ; encoded by the coding sequence ATGGCGCAAGTGCCATTCTCCCCGTTTCAACCGGCGCGACAGATCGAAGCTGCGAAGCCGCTGGCGCGTGACGTCACTGGTCCGCCGGCGGTTAGCGAGCGGCTCGACGGTACCGCGTTCTTTGTCGACGATCTCGGCCACATGCTGACCGCGCGCCACGCGGTGGCGGACTGCGCCCGCATCATCGTCAGCAAAGAGGGCCGGACTGTCGCGGCGCGCGTGATGGCGCAGGCATCGACCGACATTGCCTTGATCAAGGTGCCGCGCACGCTCGGCCTTGCGGCGGTATTCCCGCGCGCCAGCGCGTCCGCCGCCAACGACATGGTATTTGCCGAGGCCTATGACCGGCTGAAACCGATGCTTGCGCACGGTGGATCGCTCGGCAATGCGTTCGTCGATACCTCGCTGCGCGATCCCGAGCACCTCGCGCTGCGCTCGAATGTCACTTTCGGCACCAGCGGCGCGCCGGTGCTGGATTCCCGCGGCCTCGTCGAAGGTGTCGTGAGCCGCAGGACCACGATCGACCGCGTGCTAGCCGTCGATGCCGCGCACGCCAAATCCTTTCTTGCCGCGCATGGCGTGCGCTTCCAGGAAGACGACCGGCCGCAGATGAGCGGCACCGCGTCACGTGCGCACCGCGCCGCCAGTATCTCGGCGCGCGTTACATGCCTGCAACAATGA
- a CDS encoding nuclear transport factor 2 family protein → MNEHASRTSVPPSAGADARVIEALLTRNLPEVFGEGDPVRRRAAIEELYAEDCALYAPPGILVGRDALDKFAGDLRATHPHFVYTPHGSPQALHNSGRLAWGSGPRGETPAYTGVDFIIVREGKIAALYVYLDSPPA, encoded by the coding sequence ATGAACGAGCATGCCAGCAGGACCAGCGTCCCGCCCTCCGCGGGCGCAGATGCGCGCGTAATCGAGGCGCTGCTGACCCGCAACCTCCCGGAGGTTTTCGGCGAAGGCGATCCGGTGCGCCGCAGGGCCGCGATCGAGGAGCTCTACGCGGAGGATTGCGCGCTCTACGCGCCGCCAGGTATTCTCGTCGGTCGCGACGCACTCGACAAATTCGCCGGCGATCTCCGCGCGACCCATCCGCACTTCGTTTACACGCCGCATGGCTCCCCGCAGGCGCTGCATAATTCGGGACGCCTGGCGTGGGGCTCCGGGCCGAGAGGCGAAACGCCGGCCTATACCGGCGTGGATTTCATCATCGTCCGGGAGGGCAAGATCGCGGCGCTCTACGTCTACCTGGACTCGCCACCCGCGTGA